In the genome of Granulibacter bethesdensis CGDNIH1, one region contains:
- a CDS encoding trypsin-like peptidase domain-containing protein → MLLSTSACQARTAPDSFAPLVKKIMPAVVNIAVTESLSPQEALAQMPPELKGTPFEKQFRDKLRGRREQVMGAGSGFILDPSGIIITNNHVVGHADRIIVSLSDGSELPARVLGIDDLTDIAVIKVNTSRPLPYVTWGDSHVVEVGDWILAAGNPFGLGGSVTAGIVSARGRDIGAGPFDDFLQLDAPINPGNSGGPTFNMAGQVVGLNTAIVSPTGGSVGIGFAIPAELAAHVVEILRSKGHIDRGWLGVAVEDSSQTDMAGVLIASVDKNGPAARSGLRAGDLVEAVNGAAVQSARSLIRAIAAIPPGSTARLTVQRQGRDVDIEITVGRRPAEHAG, encoded by the coding sequence ATGCTGCTGTCCACCAGCGCCTGTCAGGCTCGCACGGCACCGGACAGCTTTGCCCCGCTGGTCAAGAAAATCATGCCGGCCGTGGTGAATATCGCCGTTACCGAATCGCTCTCGCCACAGGAAGCACTGGCGCAGATGCCGCCAGAGCTGAAAGGCACCCCGTTCGAAAAGCAGTTTCGCGACAAACTGCGTGGACGGAGGGAACAGGTCATGGGGGCGGGATCGGGCTTCATCCTTGATCCATCGGGCATCATCATCACCAACAACCATGTGGTCGGACATGCCGACCGCATCATTGTTTCCCTCTCCGACGGTTCGGAACTTCCGGCCCGCGTGCTGGGGATTGACGATCTGACCGATATTGCCGTCATCAAGGTGAATACCAGCCGCCCGCTGCCCTATGTCACATGGGGCGACAGCCATGTGGTGGAGGTCGGGGACTGGATTCTCGCCGCCGGGAATCCTTTCGGGCTGGGCGGGTCCGTCACGGCGGGGATCGTATCCGCTCGCGGGCGCGACATCGGGGCAGGCCCGTTCGACGATTTTCTGCAGCTTGATGCGCCCATCAATCCCGGCAATTCCGGCGGCCCGACTTTCAATATGGCCGGGCAGGTGGTCGGGCTGAACACCGCCATCGTCTCCCCTACTGGCGGCTCGGTCGGAATCGGCTTCGCCATCCCTGCCGAGTTGGCCGCCCATGTGGTGGAAATCCTGCGCAGCAAAGGCCATATCGACCGCGGCTGGCTGGGGGTCGCCGTTGAGGATTCCAGCCAGACCGATATGGCAGGCGTGCTGATCGCCAGTGTCGACAAAAATGGACCGGCGGCGCGGAGTGGGCTTCGTGCCGGCGATCTGGTAGAGGCTGTCAACGGTGCTGCCGTGCAGAGCGCCCGCAGTCTGATCCGCGCCATTGCCGCCATCCCCCCCGGCAGCACTGCCCGCCTGACAGTACAGCGTCAGGGACGTGACGTCGACATCGAGATCACCGTCGGTCGCCGACCGGCAGAACACGCAGGCTGA
- a CDS encoding winged helix-turn-helix domain-containing protein — protein MRILLVEDDKDVAGFIVKGLREAGHTVEHRDNGRDGLFMAASENFDAIVLDRMLPGGIDGLRLLETLRSQDVNTPVLFLSALSGVDERVKGLKAGGDDYLSKPFAFSELLARVEALTRRGKTDAPTTKLVVADLEMDLLSRGVKRGGQKIDLQPREFRLLEFLMRHADQVVTRTMLLEGVWDYHFDPQTNVIDVHVSRLRQKVDKPFTVSLIHTVRNAGYMLRADG, from the coding sequence ATGCGCATTTTACTTGTTGAAGACGATAAGGACGTAGCCGGCTTCATCGTGAAAGGACTGCGCGAGGCAGGCCATACGGTAGAGCACCGGGATAACGGACGGGACGGGCTGTTCATGGCCGCCAGCGAGAATTTCGACGCCATCGTGCTGGATCGCATGCTGCCGGGCGGCATCGATGGTCTGCGCCTGCTGGAAACCCTGCGCAGCCAGGATGTCAATACACCGGTTCTGTTTCTCTCCGCGCTCAGCGGTGTGGATGAGAGGGTAAAAGGGTTGAAAGCGGGTGGCGATGACTACCTTTCAAAACCCTTCGCCTTTTCGGAGCTGCTGGCCCGCGTGGAAGCACTGACCCGACGCGGCAAGACCGACGCCCCGACCACCAAGCTGGTGGTTGCCGATCTGGAAATGGATCTGCTGTCCCGTGGCGTGAAGCGCGGCGGCCAGAAAATAGACCTTCAGCCACGGGAGTTTCGTCTGCTGGAATTCCTGATGCGCCATGCCGATCAGGTCGTGACCCGCACCATGCTGCTGGAAGGCGTATGGGATTATCATTTCGACCCACAGACCAACGTGATCGACGTCCATGTCTCTCGCCTGCGGCAGAAAGTGGACAAGCCCTTTACCGTCAGCCTGATCCATACCGTGCGCAACGCCGGCTATATGCTCCGGGCGGATGGCTGA
- a CDS encoding homoserine O-acetyltransferase MetX, translating into MKRSVNTAPQKDVFVFRDGLPLDNGGSLDGIRIAYRTYGALNAEASNAILVCHALTGDQYVADPNPVTGKPGWWYGVVGPGCPIDTNRYFVICSNVIGGCMGSTGPRSPRDPALPDDAAGVELWGTDFPSLTIRDMVRAQKKLIEHLGIARLFAVIGGSFGGMQALQWAASYPDAVFAAIPIATASFHSAQNIAFNEVGRQAIFGDPNWNGGGYWRTGHMPERGLAVARMVAHITYLSEQALARKFGRRVRRDGMGGETAANLFGEMFEVESYLRYQGGAFVKRFDANSYLTITRAADHFDLAEEYGGDLAAAFAGTKTRFCVISFSSDWLYPTAESRHIARALNRVAANVSFVEVTSDKGHDAFLLDEPDFHRVLNGFLEGCADHAGLAFNGFGGGSALLRVEAS; encoded by the coding sequence GTGAAGCGATCTGTGAATACAGCGCCACAAAAAGATGTTTTCGTCTTTCGGGATGGCCTGCCGCTGGATAATGGCGGCAGCCTGGACGGGATTCGCATTGCCTATCGTACCTATGGCGCGCTGAATGCAGAGGCCAGCAACGCGATTCTGGTGTGCCATGCGTTGACGGGTGATCAATATGTGGCTGATCCCAATCCCGTCACTGGCAAGCCTGGATGGTGGTACGGTGTAGTAGGACCGGGCTGCCCGATTGATACCAACCGTTATTTCGTCATCTGCTCCAACGTGATTGGCGGTTGTATGGGCAGCACCGGGCCGCGCAGCCCCCGTGATCCGGCCTTGCCGGATGATGCAGCCGGTGTGGAGTTGTGGGGTACCGATTTCCCCAGCCTGACCATCCGGGACATGGTGCGCGCCCAGAAAAAACTGATCGAGCATCTCGGCATTGCGCGCCTGTTTGCGGTGATTGGCGGTTCTTTCGGTGGGATGCAGGCGCTGCAATGGGCGGCGAGCTATCCGGATGCGGTATTCGCGGCGATCCCGATTGCCACGGCGTCTTTCCATTCGGCACAGAACATTGCCTTCAACGAGGTCGGGCGGCAGGCGATTTTCGGTGACCCGAACTGGAACGGGGGGGGCTACTGGCGCACCGGACACATGCCGGAGCGCGGTCTGGCGGTGGCCCGGATGGTGGCCCATATCACCTATCTCAGTGAGCAGGCTCTGGCGCGGAAATTCGGACGGCGGGTACGTCGTGACGGGATGGGGGGGGAGACCGCCGCCAATCTGTTCGGGGAGATGTTCGAGGTCGAAAGCTATCTGCGCTATCAGGGTGGTGCGTTCGTAAAGCGGTTCGATGCCAATTCCTATCTGACCATTACCCGGGCTGCGGATCATTTTGATCTGGCGGAAGAATATGGTGGGGATCTTGCGGCGGCGTTTGCCGGCACGAAAACACGGTTCTGCGTGATCTCCTTCAGTTCCGACTGGCTTTATCCCACGGCCGAGAGCCGCCATATCGCCCGCGCCCTGAACCGGGTGGCGGCGAATGTGAGCTTCGTGGAAGTGACCTCCGACAAGGGACATGATGCGTTTCTGCTGGATGAACCGGATTTCCATCGGGTGCTGAATGGTTTTCTTGAGGGATGTGCCGATCATGCCGGGCTGGCGTTCAATGGCTTTGGCGGTGGCTCCGCATTGCTGCGGGTGGAGGCATCATGA
- the hrpB gene encoding ATP-dependent helicase HrpB: protein MSVSDLPVKHVLPALRETLIRGNAVLVAPPGAGKTTTVPLFLLGEEGPFQRIVMLEPRRLAARAAAARMASLIGQKPGELVGYRTRTDSAVSDATRIEVITEGLLVRRLQSDPGLEGVDLVILDEIHERSLDADIALAFCLDLQRALRPELRLLAMSATADGARLSTLMQAGIVESAGQAHPVGITHSARDLTHLRDIPEATARAVRVALSDHQGDLLAFLPGMGEIRRVQSMLDGCGATVLPLHGDLPPAEQDRALRPLENGGRRVVLATSIAETSLTVPGVRIVVDSGWRRAPRLDTSTGLTRLATLRISRAAAAQRSGRAGREAPGIAIRLWSQAMERGMAPFDRPEILEAELSGLVLDCAGWGASPSDLPFPDAPPDGAVAAARSLLGDLGALDPEGRITEAGRQMARIGAHPRLAAMMLAARTLPERLLAADIAALLEERDPFRNPDAPADLMLRLEALRHEDPAADRGALARIRQTAAQYRRRLKTASPAIASPAPAEASEAGPDAVARLIVAAFPDRVAQARGEAGSFRFSGGGGAKIAVNDPLARCRLLAVASLEVKTAPRIRLAVPVEVETLRDLAHETTETMHDSTSGTVYIRRKLRLGALVLEDRLEKADPAAHPGASDAMAQAAFAALVWSDTARQLRARVELMRTLEPDKDWPDWSDDALTATAPDWLGGWLGQGVKPASLDVAAMLRAVMPWQLAQRLDKEMPTHLALAGNARAGVDYLQPVPVASARAQAFYGLQHTPQLAGGRIPLRLALLSPAGRPVAITADLAGFWQGGWADVRRDMRGRYPRHRWPENPAEG, encoded by the coding sequence ATGAGCGTCTCCGATCTTCCGGTCAAACATGTCCTGCCCGCGTTGCGCGAAACCCTGATCCGGGGCAACGCGGTTCTGGTCGCACCGCCGGGTGCGGGCAAGACCACGACCGTTCCGCTGTTTCTGCTCGGCGAGGAAGGGCCTTTCCAACGCATCGTGATGCTGGAGCCACGTCGTCTGGCCGCCCGCGCCGCTGCTGCACGCATGGCGTCACTGATCGGGCAGAAACCGGGAGAGTTGGTCGGCTACCGCACACGGACCGACAGCGCCGTCTCCGATGCCACAAGGATCGAGGTGATAACGGAAGGGCTGCTGGTCCGCCGTCTGCAATCCGATCCGGGGCTGGAGGGGGTGGATCTGGTCATCCTCGACGAAATCCACGAACGCAGTCTGGATGCGGATATCGCCCTCGCCTTCTGTCTGGACCTGCAACGCGCCTTGCGGCCCGAATTGCGGCTGCTGGCTATGTCGGCCACCGCGGATGGTGCACGCCTTTCGACCCTGATGCAGGCCGGCATCGTCGAAAGCGCCGGACAGGCCCATCCGGTCGGCATCACCCATAGCGCGCGCGACCTGACCCATTTGCGCGACATCCCCGAGGCCACGGCGCGCGCGGTCAGGGTGGCTCTGTCCGATCATCAGGGTGATCTGCTGGCCTTCCTGCCCGGGATGGGAGAAATCCGCCGCGTGCAATCCATGCTGGATGGGTGTGGCGCCACCGTGCTGCCGCTGCATGGCGATCTGCCACCTGCCGAGCAGGATCGCGCCCTTCGTCCACTGGAAAATGGGGGACGGCGCGTTGTGCTGGCGACCTCGATTGCCGAAACCTCCCTCACTGTTCCGGGTGTACGGATCGTGGTGGATAGCGGCTGGCGTCGTGCGCCGCGTCTCGACACTTCGACCGGTCTGACCCGGCTGGCAACCCTGCGCATCAGCCGTGCCGCCGCCGCCCAGCGATCGGGACGCGCCGGTCGTGAAGCGCCGGGTATCGCGATCCGGCTCTGGAGTCAGGCTATGGAGCGGGGCATGGCACCCTTCGACCGGCCTGAAATTCTGGAGGCCGAACTGTCCGGGCTGGTGCTGGATTGCGCGGGCTGGGGCGCATCACCCTCCGACCTGCCGTTTCCGGATGCTCCCCCTGATGGCGCGGTGGCGGCGGCACGGTCGCTGTTGGGTGATCTCGGTGCCCTCGATCCTGAAGGCCGCATCACGGAAGCGGGTCGGCAGATGGCCCGGATCGGCGCTCATCCCAGGCTGGCTGCCATGATGCTGGCTGCCCGCACCCTTCCAGAGCGCCTGCTGGCCGCCGATATTGCCGCCTTGCTGGAGGAACGGGACCCGTTCCGCAACCCGGATGCCCCCGCCGACCTCATGCTGCGGCTGGAGGCCCTGCGCCATGAGGATCCTGCGGCCGATCGCGGAGCGCTGGCCCGTATCCGCCAGACGGCGGCCCAGTATCGCCGCCGTCTGAAAACCGCCAGCCCCGCTATCGCCAGCCCCGCTCCGGCGGAAGCCAGCGAGGCAGGGCCTGATGCCGTGGCCAGGCTGATTGTAGCCGCTTTCCCGGACCGGGTCGCACAGGCACGGGGAGAGGCAGGCAGCTTCCGTTTCTCCGGCGGAGGCGGAGCAAAAATAGCCGTGAATGATCCCCTTGCCCGATGCCGATTACTCGCTGTCGCCTCGCTGGAAGTGAAAACAGCACCGCGTATCCGGCTGGCCGTGCCGGTCGAGGTCGAAACCCTGCGCGACCTTGCCCATGAAACGACCGAAACGATGCATGATTCCACCAGCGGCACGGTCTATATCCGCCGCAAGCTGCGTCTGGGCGCGCTGGTGCTGGAAGATCGTCTGGAGAAAGCCGATCCTGCCGCCCATCCCGGTGCCTCCGACGCTATGGCACAGGCCGCCTTCGCCGCTCTGGTCTGGAGCGATACCGCCCGGCAGCTACGCGCCCGGGTAGAGCTGATGCGCACATTGGAACCGGACAAAGACTGGCCGGACTGGTCCGATGATGCTCTGACCGCCACCGCCCCGGACTGGCTCGGCGGATGGCTGGGACAAGGCGTTAAACCAGCCTCCCTCGATGTAGCCGCCATGCTGCGGGCCGTCATGCCATGGCAACTGGCCCAGCGTCTGGACAAGGAGATGCCCACCCATCTTGCCCTGGCCGGGAATGCCCGCGCAGGCGTGGATTATCTGCAGCCTGTACCGGTTGCCTCCGCCCGGGCGCAGGCTTTCTACGGGTTGCAGCACACGCCGCAACTGGCCGGTGGACGTATTCCGCTGCGACTGGCATTGCTCTCACCCGCCGGCAGGCCGGTGGCCATTACCGCCGACCTGGCCGGTTTCTGGCAGGGAGGCTGGGCCGATGTCCGCCGCGACATGCGCGGGCGCTATCCCCGGCATCGCTGGCCGGAAAATCCGGCAGAAGGTTGA
- a CDS encoding GlsB/YeaQ/YmgE family stress response membrane protein, whose product MFSLLWTILIGLIVGAVAKLIMPGRDPGGIIVTILLGIGGSLVATWLGRALHWYGPEDGARFIGSVVGAIIILAIYRFIVGRSSNTV is encoded by the coding sequence ATGTTTTCACTTCTATGGACTATTCTCATCGGCCTGATCGTCGGGGCGGTGGCCAAGCTGATCATGCCGGGACGTGATCCGGGTGGTATCATCGTCACCATTCTGCTGGGCATTGGCGGCTCTCTGGTTGCCACCTGGCTCGGCCGCGCCCTGCATTGGTATGGTCCCGAGGATGGGGCCCGCTTTATCGGCTCGGTCGTAGGCGCCATCATCATTCTGGCAATCTACCGCTTCATCGTCGGTCGTTCATCAAATACGGTGTGA
- a CDS encoding sensor histidine kinase translates to MPPIPRRSLLRRWSLWLRAFRRNLSLVPSASVRFAMLYAGLFAISALALAVFLWWTTAGLLNRQTETAILTDAQGLAERWNDGGLPALVQGIQERLSENLDDDAIYLLTDPEQRRIAGNLAHWPSQMNTTNTWFELSIQRAGTKSLARIRRFDLPSGFHLLVGRDVQARARLRDLLTGSLVWAMVVVVALSVAGALVVRGLFRRSLADISSVAAAIGAGNLTRRVKLSGRGDEFDRLAETVNDMLDRIGRLMEGVKQVSNAIAHDLRTPIARVRARLEDALTHSEEDTQLAAAVERAIADLDGVTAIFQGLLRIAEIESGARRSAFASTDLQPILADLCELYEPLAEEKNLLFVFDCPDPLPIFGDRSLLQQALANMLDNAIKFLPTGGTLHLSGWRNGADIFALVADNGPGIPEADRNRATERFFRGETARSTPGSGLGLALVQAVAQLHGGVLRLEDNNPGLRAVLILHAATPKVLSDAEQIVLLPPQGP, encoded by the coding sequence TTGCCCCCCATTCCCCGGCGGTCCCTGCTGCGCCGCTGGAGTCTGTGGCTGCGGGCCTTCCGGCGCAATCTCTCGCTGGTGCCCTCCGCCAGCGTGCGCTTCGCCATGCTCTATGCGGGGCTGTTCGCCATCAGCGCCCTGGCTCTGGCGGTTTTTCTCTGGTGGACCACAGCCGGTCTGCTGAACCGCCAGACCGAGACAGCCATTCTCACCGATGCACAGGGGCTGGCGGAACGCTGGAACGATGGTGGACTGCCTGCCCTTGTGCAGGGGATTCAGGAACGTCTCAGTGAAAATCTGGATGATGATGCGATCTATCTGCTAACCGATCCCGAGCAGAGGCGAATCGCGGGTAATCTGGCGCATTGGCCAAGCCAGATGAACACGACCAATACCTGGTTCGAATTATCGATCCAGCGGGCTGGAACCAAATCTCTGGCGCGCATCCGCCGCTTCGACCTGCCCAGCGGCTTTCATCTTCTGGTCGGTCGCGATGTACAGGCGCGGGCACGGCTGCGGGATCTGCTGACCGGGTCTCTGGTCTGGGCCATGGTGGTCGTGGTCGCCCTGAGCGTTGCAGGGGCTTTGGTGGTCAGGGGACTGTTCCGGCGGTCACTGGCCGATATCTCCTCTGTTGCCGCCGCCATCGGGGCCGGGAACTTGACCCGCCGTGTCAAACTCTCCGGGCGGGGGGACGAGTTTGATCGTCTGGCCGAAACCGTCAATGATATGCTGGACCGGATCGGTCGTCTTATGGAGGGTGTGAAGCAGGTCTCCAACGCCATCGCCCACGATCTGCGCACCCCCATTGCCCGGGTTCGCGCCCGTCTGGAAGATGCGCTGACCCATAGCGAGGAAGACACCCAACTGGCAGCCGCGGTCGAGCGCGCCATTGCCGATCTGGATGGTGTCACCGCAATTTTTCAGGGCCTGTTGCGGATCGCGGAAATTGAAAGCGGCGCGCGACGATCAGCCTTTGCCAGCACGGACCTTCAACCCATTCTGGCCGATCTCTGTGAGCTGTACGAACCGCTGGCCGAAGAGAAAAACCTGCTGTTCGTGTTCGACTGCCCCGACCCGCTGCCGATTTTCGGTGATCGCAGCCTGCTGCAACAGGCTTTGGCGAATATGCTCGACAATGCCATCAAATTCCTTCCCACCGGCGGCACACTCCATCTGAGCGGCTGGCGTAATGGAGCAGATATTTTTGCACTGGTTGCAGATAACGGCCCCGGTATTCCGGAAGCCGACCGCAACCGGGCGACAGAGCGTTTTTTCCGCGGCGAAACAGCGCGCAGCACGCCCGGATCAGGTCTTGGTCTCGCTCTGGTGCAGGCAGTGGCTCAACTGCATGGTGGTGTCCTGCGCCTTGAAGATAACAACCCCGGCCTGCGCGCCGTGCTCATCCTGCATGCGGCCACCCCAAAGGTTCTATCGGATGCTGAGCAGATCGTTCTTCTACCGCCTCAAGGGCCATAA
- the metW gene encoding methionine biosynthesis protein MetW, with translation MRLDLRLIAEMIEPRSRVLDIGCGDGALIEHLMRTRGCDARGIEIDMAEATRAVAHGLSVMHGDADEDLAHYPDDAFDYVVLSRTLQAVERPREVLRQMLRIGSRALVSFPNFGHWQVRLQLLALGRMPMTGAWNRVWHETPNIHPCTIRDFFELCAQEGYQVEQWLAAGEAGQRSPWRRSARLANLFGEQGLFMLRKA, from the coding sequence ATGCGGCTTGATCTGCGTCTGATCGCGGAGATGATCGAGCCGCGCAGCCGTGTGCTGGATATTGGCTGTGGTGACGGTGCCTTGATCGAGCATCTGATGCGCACCCGTGGCTGTGATGCACGCGGGATCGAGATCGACATGGCGGAGGCAACGCGGGCGGTCGCCCATGGCCTTTCGGTGATGCATGGTGATGCCGATGAGGATCTGGCGCATTACCCGGATGATGCGTTTGATTACGTCGTATTGTCCCGCACCCTTCAGGCCGTCGAACGCCCCCGTGAAGTGTTGCGTCAGATGTTGCGCATCGGCAGCCGGGCGCTGGTCAGCTTCCCCAATTTCGGACACTGGCAAGTGCGGCTTCAGCTGCTGGCATTGGGCAGAATGCCGATGACCGGGGCATGGAACCGCGTATGGCATGAGACCCCCAATATCCATCCCTGCACCATCCGCGATTTCTTCGAGTTGTGCGCGCAGGAAGGTTATCAGGTCGAGCAATGGCTGGCGGCGGGGGAGGCCGGTCAGCGTTCTCCGTGGCGGCGCTCGGCAAGGCTTGCCAATCTGTTCGGAGAACAGGGCCTGTTCATGCTGCGCAAGGCATGA